The Sorangiineae bacterium MSr11367 genome window below encodes:
- a CDS encoding carboxylesterase family protein, translating into MISCAPALREVARPIAERHVAVDTGTLQGVPGPGETVAFLGIPYAAPPTGAWRWKPPRPAPSWEGVRVAGALGPSCPQPDRAEKIRKVVVTALGGDVAAIPPQGPKGFGPTSEDCLSLNVFAPAFRAAEKRPVMVWIHGGSFAYERGGEEAAILARRGVVVVTFNYRLGLLGFLAHPALTKESPHHASGNYGLLDQIEALRWVQRNIAAFGGDPSRVTIFGHSAGADSVLMLAASPEARGLFRGAMAQSSSLGESQPLAVAEKDGAVIAESLGASSSDPLYALRAAPVERLLAAQSGVEPVTDGWILPKPIPVAIAEGATDGVPLIVGATAKEWSIFAIHSPPAKDVSGYRELLRKAGESHVNRLLALYPAARDEDVPAASIRYLSDWDFVCPARFVASKRRGRTWFYVASTPVSVGESGARYGAFHGSDVRMLFHDEMGIPLGELAQRTGDAMQRYWTRFAISGDPNEPGLAAWPRYGAQHLDFGDPIQVRGDGDHAGCPVFDEAMRDRLSK; encoded by the coding sequence ATGATCTCGTGTGCCCCTGCACTGCGGGAGGTTGCACGACCCATCGCGGAGCGACACGTCGCCGTCGATACGGGGACGCTTCAGGGCGTGCCGGGGCCGGGCGAGACCGTGGCATTTCTCGGTATCCCGTACGCCGCACCGCCAACGGGCGCGTGGCGATGGAAGCCTCCGCGCCCGGCCCCGTCATGGGAAGGCGTTCGCGTGGCCGGCGCGCTCGGTCCTTCGTGCCCGCAGCCGGATCGCGCGGAGAAGATCCGCAAGGTCGTGGTGACGGCGCTGGGCGGAGACGTCGCGGCGATTCCTCCGCAGGGGCCCAAAGGCTTCGGCCCCACGAGCGAAGATTGCCTGTCGCTCAACGTCTTTGCACCGGCTTTTCGTGCGGCGGAAAAGCGACCCGTGATGGTGTGGATCCATGGCGGGTCCTTCGCGTACGAGCGCGGCGGGGAGGAGGCGGCCATTCTCGCCCGGCGCGGCGTCGTCGTGGTGACGTTCAATTATCGACTGGGCTTGCTGGGCTTTCTCGCGCATCCGGCGTTGACGAAGGAATCGCCGCACCATGCGTCGGGCAACTATGGCCTGCTCGACCAAATCGAGGCGCTTCGTTGGGTGCAGCGGAACATCGCGGCCTTTGGCGGGGATCCCTCGCGCGTCACCATCTTCGGGCATTCGGCTGGAGCCGACTCGGTGCTGATGCTCGCGGCGTCGCCGGAGGCGCGCGGCCTGTTTCGGGGCGCGATGGCACAGAGCAGCAGCCTCGGTGAGTCGCAGCCTCTCGCGGTGGCCGAAAAGGATGGCGCGGTGATCGCGGAAAGCCTTGGCGCCTCGTCGAGCGATCCGCTGTATGCCCTTCGCGCCGCACCCGTGGAGCGGTTGCTGGCCGCGCAGTCCGGCGTCGAGCCGGTGACGGACGGATGGATCCTCCCGAAGCCGATCCCGGTGGCGATCGCGGAAGGTGCCACCGATGGAGTCCCCTTGATCGTCGGCGCAACGGCCAAGGAGTGGTCCATCTTCGCGATTCACTCTCCGCCCGCGAAGGACGTCTCGGGGTACCGCGAGTTGCTGCGCAAGGCGGGGGAATCGCACGTGAACCGCTTGCTTGCGCTCTACCCGGCGGCGCGCGACGAAGACGTGCCGGCGGCCTCGATTCGGTACCTCTCGGACTGGGACTTCGTATGCCCAGCGCGTTTCGTCGCGAGCAAACGGCGGGGACGCACGTGGTTCTACGTGGCTTCGACCCCGGTATCCGTCGGAGAAAGCGGGGCGCGCTACGGAGCATTCCACGGTTCCGACGTGCGCATGCTCTTCCACGACGAAATGGGCATCCCGTTGGGCGAGCTTGCGCAACGCACCGGTGATGCAATGCAACGATACTGGACCCGCTTCGCGATTTCCGGTGACCCCAACGAGCCCGGCCTCGCGGCATGGCCGCGCTACGGGGCGCAGCACCTGGACTTCGGCGACCCAATCCAGGTGCGCGGCGACGGGGATCACGCGGGATGCCCCGTGTTCGATGAAGCGATGCGCGATCGCTTATCGAAATGA
- a CDS encoding AraC family transcriptional regulator, producing MTDPAKTNTASVAYLRALFDYADTRGGAGTEALLARVEGVALDDRDARLSETTCAALFDRAASLLGDDAIGLHAGERIRPGHYGVLGYVVMNCPTLGDALAQLQRYQALVIDIGPPDLLRAGGELTVMWDPRLERPLRQLAEFNLSAMLAFARWISGRDEAPVRVDFTFPEPARLDEHRRIFRCALRFEEPVYRIVLPSRWLDAPLIRPDPEVRAAMLALAEKQLLSQVGRRAGDLDAIRDLVAKNLSAGDAALAKIAAGLGLSARTLQRKLHERGESFSAIVDEVRRELAMRHLNDHALDLNDLAFLLGFSEQSAFQRAFKRWTGEAPGSYRKRLRAGS from the coding sequence ATGACCGATCCCGCCAAGACGAATACGGCCTCCGTGGCGTATCTGCGCGCCCTATTCGATTACGCGGATACCAGGGGGGGGGCGGGCACCGAGGCCTTGCTCGCACGGGTCGAAGGAGTTGCCCTCGACGATCGGGACGCGCGGCTCTCGGAAACCACGTGCGCGGCCTTGTTCGATCGGGCGGCTTCGCTGCTGGGCGATGACGCCATCGGTCTTCACGCCGGCGAGCGGATCCGGCCGGGCCATTACGGCGTTCTCGGTTACGTCGTCATGAACTGCCCGACCTTGGGCGACGCGCTCGCGCAGCTCCAGCGCTACCAGGCCTTGGTCATCGACATCGGCCCGCCGGACCTTTTGCGTGCCGGCGGCGAGCTGACCGTGATGTGGGATCCACGGCTCGAGCGGCCACTCCGCCAGCTCGCCGAGTTCAACCTGTCCGCCATGCTCGCGTTCGCCCGATGGATCTCCGGTCGGGACGAAGCGCCGGTGCGTGTGGACTTCACCTTTCCCGAGCCCGCGCGCCTCGACGAGCACCGCCGTATTTTCCGATGCGCGCTGCGCTTCGAGGAGCCGGTTTACCGCATCGTCCTGCCATCGCGATGGCTCGACGCACCACTGATTCGGCCCGATCCCGAGGTGCGCGCGGCGATGTTGGCCCTGGCCGAGAAGCAGCTCCTGTCTCAGGTGGGCCGTCGGGCGGGCGACTTGGACGCCATCCGCGATCTCGTGGCGAAGAACCTGTCGGCGGGGGACGCCGCGCTCGCGAAAATTGCCGCGGGCCTTGGACTGAGCGCGCGCACGCTCCAGCGAAAGCTCCACGAGCGCGGTGAGTCGTTCAGCGCCATCGTGGACGAAGTGCGCCGCGAGCTGGCGATGCGCCACTTGAACGACCATGCCCTCGACCTGAACGATCTGGCGTTTTTGCTGGGTTTTTCCGAACAGAGCGCGTTCCAGCGGGCGTTCAAACGCTGGACGGGGGAGGCGCCCGGTTCCTATCGCAAACGCCTGCGCGCCGGTTCATAA
- a CDS encoding sterol desaturase family protein: MFDTILSLDPAKLVLLLATPAYFACIGWEAWKLARMRRSNYTKHETLNNIALAASFQAVELLALVVVLGVYARIYEYRLFTIPRTWGTFFVLWLLQDALYYAAHRASHRVRWLWATHVVHHSQEAMNFSTAFRQSMLSPIAGMWPFYIPLLYLGFSPSFVLLAVNVNLVYQFFVHTELVGKLGWLEYVFNTPSHHRVHHACNERYLDKNFAGTLIIWDRLFGTFEGESEKPAYGITHPLRTANPIVTVFHEPLAMMRDVLRPGPLAHRLKHLWAPPGWERPTPFPAPEP; encoded by the coding sequence ATGTTCGACACGATTCTCTCCCTCGACCCGGCCAAGCTCGTCCTGCTCCTGGCCACCCCTGCGTACTTCGCCTGCATCGGCTGGGAGGCCTGGAAGCTCGCCCGCATGCGGCGCTCGAACTACACGAAGCACGAGACGCTCAACAACATCGCACTTGCGGCCTCGTTCCAGGCCGTCGAGCTCTTGGCCCTCGTCGTGGTGCTCGGGGTGTATGCACGCATTTACGAATACCGCCTTTTTACGATACCCCGGACCTGGGGAACCTTTTTCGTGCTGTGGCTCCTGCAGGACGCTCTCTATTATGCAGCCCATCGCGCGTCCCATCGCGTGCGGTGGCTTTGGGCCACGCACGTGGTGCACCATTCGCAGGAGGCGATGAACTTCTCCACGGCGTTTCGCCAGAGCATGCTCTCGCCCATCGCCGGCATGTGGCCGTTTTACATTCCGCTACTCTATTTGGGATTTTCTCCGTCGTTCGTATTGCTCGCCGTCAATGTGAACTTGGTTTATCAATTTTTCGTTCATACGGAGCTCGTGGGAAAGCTCGGGTGGCTCGAGTACGTGTTCAATACGCCTTCGCACCATCGCGTGCATCATGCATGCAATGAGCGATACCTGGACAAGAACTTCGCGGGCACACTCATCATTTGGGACAGGCTGTTCGGCACCTTCGAAGGGGAGAGCGAAAAGCCCGCCTACGGGATCACCCATCCCCTTCGCACCGCGAATCCGATCGTCACCGTCTTCCACGAGCCGCTGGCCATGATGCGGGATGTGCTCCGGCCCGGGCCCCTCGCCCACCGCCTGAAGCACCTCTGGGCGCCGCCCGGTTGGGAGCGGCCGACGCCTTTCCCTGCGCCTGAACCGTAG